In Eubalaena glacialis isolate mEubGla1 chromosome 2, mEubGla1.1.hap2.+ XY, whole genome shotgun sequence, a single genomic region encodes these proteins:
- the LOC133085164 gene encoding probable ribosome biogenesis protein RLP24, translating to MRIEKCYFCSGPIYPGHGMMFVRNDCKVFRFCKSKCHKNFKKKRNPRKVRWTKAFRKAAGKELTVDNSFEFEKRRNEPVRYQRELWNKTIDAMKRVEEIKQKRQAKFIMNRLKKNKELQKVQDIKEVKQNIHLIRAPLAGKGKQLEDRMVQKLQQDVDMEDVS from the coding sequence ATGCGGATTGAGAAGTGTTATTTCTGTTCGGGTCCTATTTACCCAGGCCACGGCATGATGTTCGTTCGCAACGATTGCAAGGTGTTCAGATTCTGTAAATCCAAGTGTCATAAAAACTTCAAAAAGAAGCGCAATCCTCGCAAGGTCAGGTGGACTAAAGCATTCCGGAAAGCAGCTGGTAAAGAGCTCACAGTGGATAATTCATTTGAATTTGAAAAACGTAGAAATGAACCTGTCAGATACCAGCGAGAGCTATGGAATAAAACCATTGATGCAATGAAGAGAGTTGAAGAGATCAAACAGAAACGCCAGGCTAAATTTATAATGAACaggttgaagaaaaataaagaactacAGAAAGTTCAGGACATTAAAGAAGTGAAGCAAAACATCCATCTTATCCGGGCCCCTCTTGCAGGCAAAGGAAagcagctggaagacagaatggtacaGAAATTACAACAGGATGTGGACATGGAAGATGTTTCTTAG